Proteins from a single region of Paenibacillus sp. BIHB 4019:
- the ppsA gene encoding phosphoenolpyruvate synthase, with the protein MRSLVLGFQEMDKTQLLLVGGKGLNLGELSKIEGIRVPEGFCVTTAGYQTVIEQNETYHALLNRLMMLTVEDRDQIGEISRMIRQIIMEADIPADVVKAVTHYLSEFGVKHAYAVRSSATAEDLPHASFAGQQDTYLNVIGKEAILQHISKCWASLFTDRAVIYRMQNGFDHSQVYLSVIVQRMVFPQASGILFTADPINSNRKRLTIDASFGLGEALVSGLVSPDSYKVQEEKIVDMKIAAKKWAIYGLKEGGTETQQIDPDQQKAQTLTEQQILQLARIGRKIEEHFGCPQDIEWCLAHDTFYIVQSRPITTLYPIPEADDQENRVYVSVGHQQMMTDPIKPLGLSFYLLTTRAPMRKAGGRLFVDITPALASPDRRKMIIDALGKSEPLIKDALLTIVAREGFIKTSPDDGEKMPSTSNSHEGIASSDFQAQIENDPTIVSDLIKRNQTSIEELKQNIQTKTGSALFDFILEDIQQLKKFLFDPQSSAVFMTAMDASAWINERMKEWLGEKNVADTLSQSVPNNITSEMGLALLDVADVIRPFPEVIDFLQHVKNDNFLDELVTFKGGQETLDAISAYLHKYGMRCAGEIDMTKTRWSEKPMTLIPMILGNIKNFEPNEGKRKFEQGRQEALEKERELLDRLKALPDGNRKAEETKRVISLIQNFIGYREYPKYGMISRYFVYKQALLKEAEQLVQAGVIHEKEDVYYLFFDELSDVVRTKKLDYQIISKRKDEYNIYEKLTPPRVITSDGEMLSGKYERENLPAEALVGLPVSSGVIEGRARVILRMEDAVLEDGDILVTSFTDPGWTPLFVSIKGLVTEVGGLMTHGSVIAREYGLPAVVGVESATKLIKDGQRIRVHGTEGYIEIL; encoded by the coding sequence ATGCGTTCTTTGGTTCTCGGTTTTCAGGAAATGGATAAAACGCAGCTGTTGCTCGTTGGTGGAAAAGGGTTGAATTTAGGGGAATTATCCAAAATAGAAGGAATACGAGTACCAGAAGGATTTTGTGTTACAACGGCGGGATATCAAACAGTCATCGAACAAAACGAAACGTACCATGCTTTGCTCAATCGACTAATGATGCTAACAGTAGAGGATCGAGATCAAATTGGTGAAATCAGCCGAATGATTCGACAGATCATTATGGAAGCAGACATTCCTGCCGATGTTGTAAAAGCAGTTACTCATTATCTCTCCGAGTTTGGGGTTAAACATGCTTATGCAGTACGTTCTAGTGCGACGGCTGAAGATTTGCCACATGCCTCTTTTGCTGGCCAACAAGATACCTACTTAAATGTCATCGGCAAAGAAGCAATCTTGCAGCATATTAGCAAATGTTGGGCTTCCCTCTTTACGGATCGCGCGGTGATCTACCGTATGCAAAATGGATTTGACCACAGCCAAGTTTATTTATCCGTTATTGTTCAAAGAATGGTTTTCCCACAGGCTTCAGGGATTTTATTTACTGCTGATCCGATTAATTCTAACCGAAAGCGGCTAACCATCGATGCCAGTTTTGGACTTGGAGAAGCTTTGGTATCTGGGTTGGTATCTCCCGATAGTTATAAAGTACAGGAAGAGAAAATCGTTGATATGAAGATTGCAGCCAAAAAATGGGCTATCTATGGACTAAAAGAAGGCGGAACAGAGACTCAGCAGATCGATCCTGATCAGCAAAAGGCGCAAACCCTTACTGAACAACAAATTTTACAGCTAGCACGCATAGGAAGAAAGATTGAAGAACATTTCGGCTGCCCGCAAGATATCGAATGGTGCTTGGCTCATGATACCTTTTATATTGTTCAGAGCCGGCCAATCACTACTTTATACCCGATCCCTGAAGCGGACGATCAAGAAAATCGCGTCTATGTATCTGTCGGCCACCAACAAATGATGACCGACCCTATAAAACCATTGGGATTGTCTTTTTACTTGTTAACGACACGTGCACCTATGCGTAAAGCTGGTGGAAGACTATTTGTTGATATCACACCTGCTTTGGCTTCGCCTGACAGAAGAAAGATGATCATAGATGCACTGGGTAAATCCGAGCCACTCATCAAAGACGCACTTTTGACCATCGTTGCGCGAGAAGGTTTTATAAAAACGTCACCAGATGATGGTGAAAAAATGCCTAGTACCAGTAATAGCCATGAAGGTATAGCGTCTTCGGATTTTCAAGCACAAATCGAAAACGATCCGACCATCGTTTCTGATTTGATTAAGCGTAATCAAACATCGATAGAAGAGTTAAAACAAAACATCCAAACGAAAACAGGGTCAGCTTTATTTGATTTTATTCTAGAAGATATCCAGCAATTAAAGAAATTTTTATTTGATCCACAAAGTTCGGCTGTGTTTATGACTGCCATGGATGCTTCTGCATGGATTAATGAAAGAATGAAAGAGTGGTTAGGTGAAAAAAACGTGGCAGATACGCTTTCGCAATCTGTTCCAAACAATATTACTTCGGAAATGGGTCTGGCGCTATTGGATGTCGCCGATGTGATTCGCCCTTTTCCAGAAGTCATTGATTTTTTACAGCATGTAAAAAACGATAACTTTTTGGATGAGCTCGTTACGTTTAAAGGCGGACAGGAAACCCTAGACGCTATCTCTGCTTATCTCCATAAATACGGAATGCGCTGTGCTGGAGAAATCGATATGACGAAAACGCGTTGGAGTGAAAAACCAATGACACTTATCCCGATGATTCTAGGTAACATTAAAAACTTTGAGCCTAATGAGGGCAAACGGAAATTTGAGCAAGGACGACAGGAAGCTTTAGAAAAAGAACGAGAGTTATTGGATCGCTTGAAAGCATTACCGGATGGCAATCGCAAAGCCGAAGAGACCAAACGAGTGATTAGTCTAATCCAAAATTTCATCGGGTATCGTGAATATCCAAAATACGGCATGATTAGTCGCTACTTCGTATATAAGCAAGCCTTACTGAAAGAAGCCGAGCAACTCGTTCAAGCGGGCGTTATTCATGAGAAAGAAGATGTATATTATCTCTTTTTTGACGAACTTAGCGATGTCGTACGCACCAAAAAACTGGATTACCAGATCATCAGCAAACGAAAGGACGAGTACAACATTTATGAAAAACTAACTCCACCACGAGTTATTACGTCTGATGGTGAAATGCTTTCGGGTAAATACGAACGAGAAAATCTCCCAGCCGAAGCTTTGGTAGGCTTGCCTGTTTCTTCTGGAGTGATTGAGGGGCGAGCACGTGTCATCTTAAGGATGGAAGATGCGGTTCTAGAAGATGGAGATATATTAGTCACGTCCTTTACTGACCCTGGCTGGACACCTTTGTTTGTATCCATTAAAGGACTAGTCACCGAAGTGGGCGGACTAATGACCCATGGATCCGTTATCGCGCGTGAATATGGCTTGCCAGCAGTTGTTGGGGTAGAAAGTGCTACCAAACTAATAAAAGATGGGCAACGCATTCGCGTGCATGGAACTGAAGGGTATATCGAAATATTGTAA
- a CDS encoding zinc-binding dehydrogenase produces the protein MGETLLIRGGTSSVGMAAMQLAKSAGATGISTTRDKNKADFLKQFGADYVLLDDESLTEKLFAIAPQGANKILELVGTATLKHSLSLVSEYGILCMSGILGNEWEMERFEPFF, from the coding sequence GTGGGTGAAACATTGCTGATTCGTGGAGGAACCAGTTCTGTAGGTATGGCAGCCATGCAGCTTGCCAAGTCCGCTGGCGCAACTGGTATATCGACTACCCGAGATAAAAACAAAGCAGATTTTTTAAAGCAATTTGGCGCAGATTATGTACTGCTTGATGATGAATCATTAACCGAAAAGCTGTTTGCTATTGCGCCGCAAGGTGCAAATAAAATTTTGGAGCTAGTAGGAACGGCAACATTGAAACATTCGCTGTCGCTCGTGTCAGAGTATGGCATCCTATGCATGTCAGGAATATTAGGGAATGAGTGGGAGATGGAACGTTTTGAACCGTTTTTCTAA
- a CDS encoding adenylosuccinate synthase, with protein MTITAIVGANWGDEGKGKMTDVMAADSSYVVRYQGGSNAGHTIINPFGKFALRMLPSGVFYPNVVNVIGPGVAVDIDVLLQELESLTVRGIPSPQLRISERAQIVLPVHRMLDELEENRLGTRSFGSTKRGIAPFYADKYAKLGIQISELFAEDHLRERLEHLLESKNIVLEHLYGQSCIKVEDWLSKLSEQAEAIAPYLCDTTSLLHKAYRNGEGILLEGQLGALRDPDHGIYPFTTSSSTLAGYASVGAGLPPYAIEKIVAVTKAYSSCVGAGPFVAELEGEEAEKLRSRGGDAGEYGVVTGRPRRVGWFDAVATRYGCRIQGATSVALTNLDVLGYLDEIPICVGYETEGEVADEFLFPQKLSSAKPVYKRLPGWKSDISQVTKMEDLPEAARGYVEFIESEIGVAITTVSVGPSREQIILR; from the coding sequence ATGACGATAACAGCAATTGTAGGTGCGAATTGGGGAGACGAGGGCAAGGGAAAAATGACAGACGTGATGGCGGCCGATTCTTCCTATGTGGTGAGGTACCAAGGCGGGAGCAACGCGGGGCATACGATTATCAACCCTTTCGGCAAATTCGCGCTGCGGATGCTTCCTTCAGGGGTTTTCTATCCGAATGTCGTAAACGTTATCGGCCCGGGAGTAGCGGTGGATATCGATGTGCTGCTGCAAGAATTGGAATCCTTAACGGTAAGAGGGATTCCGAGTCCTCAATTACGTATTTCGGAGCGGGCTCAAATTGTATTGCCAGTGCATCGGATGCTCGATGAGCTTGAAGAAAATCGATTGGGAACACGCAGCTTCGGTTCGACCAAACGCGGCATTGCTCCTTTCTATGCCGATAAATACGCGAAGCTCGGAATTCAAATTTCCGAGTTGTTCGCTGAAGATCATCTTCGTGAACGGTTGGAGCATTTATTGGAGAGCAAGAACATTGTGCTTGAGCATCTTTACGGACAGTCTTGCATTAAGGTGGAGGACTGGTTATCCAAGCTAAGCGAGCAGGCGGAAGCCATAGCGCCTTACCTGTGCGACACCACATCGTTGTTGCATAAGGCATATCGAAATGGAGAAGGAATTTTGCTTGAGGGACAGCTTGGGGCTCTGCGTGATCCGGATCACGGCATTTATCCGTTCACCACTTCCTCATCTACGCTTGCCGGATACGCGTCGGTCGGTGCAGGGCTTCCGCCGTATGCGATCGAGAAGATAGTTGCGGTTACTAAGGCTTACTCCAGCTGCGTCGGCGCCGGTCCTTTCGTTGCAGAGCTGGAGGGGGAGGAGGCCGAGAAGCTTCGAAGCCGCGGGGGAGATGCCGGCGAATATGGAGTGGTGACAGGCCGGCCGCGAAGGGTCGGATGGTTTGATGCGGTCGCGACGCGTTATGGCTGCAGGATCCAAGGCGCAACCTCCGTCGCCCTTACCAACTTGGATGTTCTAGGTTACCTGGATGAGATACCGATATGCGTAGGATATGAGACGGAGGGGGAGGTCGCGGACGAATTCCTCTTCCCACAGAAGTTATCCTCGGCCAAACCTGTATATAAGCGGCTTCCGGGCTGGAAGTCCGATATCTCGCAGGTGACTAAAATGGAAGATTTACCGGAAGCGGCAAGGGGGTATGTCGAATTCATCGAGTCGGAGATCGGAGTCGCGATCACGACGGTATCTGTAGGGCCTAGTCGGGAGCAGATTATCCTTCGGTGA
- a CDS encoding ester cyclase, giving the protein MLFETNKHQMHRFTEFINTASEKLAVELIAPDAIFFVPGQAEPMRGPAGYLAIIGMMRSGFPDIKWTLEEMVAEGDKVAVRFIMRGTHLGTFYGFPPTTKTIQVQAMNFYRFSGGQIVEEFGQPDMLGLLQQIGAAPTA; this is encoded by the coding sequence ATGTTATTTGAAACTAACAAACATCAGATGCACAGATTTACTGAGTTTATTAATACAGCTAGCGAGAAGCTAGCTGTAGAGCTTATTGCACCGGATGCTATCTTCTTTGTCCCCGGACAGGCCGAGCCGATGCGGGGGCCAGCTGGCTATCTCGCGATCATCGGAATGATGCGAAGTGGCTTCCCTGATATAAAGTGGACGTTGGAGGAGATGGTTGCCGAAGGGGATAAGGTGGCTGTACGCTTCATCATGCGAGGTACACATCTGGGCACTTTCTACGGTTTCCCACCAACAACGAAGACGATCCAAGTGCAGGCAATGAATTTCTACCGATTTTCCGGTGGACAAATCGTCGAAGAATTTGGCCAACCCGATATGCTGGGGTTGCTTCAACAGATTGGGGCTGCACCGACAGCTTAA
- a CDS encoding LysR family transcriptional regulator: MQVNLEWYRVFYWIARTGSLSRAADQLHITQPAVSHTIKQLESTLGGQLFFRTPKGATLTKEGEVLFHYLEQAFNFVDIGEKAIAEMNNLNSGEIAIGASDTLCKHYLLPHLEQFHAQHPGVRIRVTNRTTPETLALLKEGKIDFGIVSLPASDKQVEFRKSTPIQDSLVGGIKFRDLAADGPLSIEALKQYPLLILESGGSTRRYLDDYAALHGVKLEPEFELGSVDLLVQFARSGFGLAFVVRNYVQEELQSGKLFEISLDPPLPERQIGIATLRGVPLSSATRSFLALLP; encoded by the coding sequence ATGCAAGTGAATCTGGAATGGTACCGTGTCTTTTATTGGATTGCTAGAACAGGAAGCTTATCGCGGGCCGCGGATCAGCTTCATATCACTCAACCGGCCGTCAGCCATACCATTAAACAGCTGGAGAGCACCCTTGGTGGGCAGCTGTTTTTCCGCACTCCCAAGGGAGCTACCTTGACCAAGGAAGGAGAAGTGCTTTTTCACTACCTGGAGCAGGCTTTCAATTTCGTTGACATCGGAGAAAAGGCCATAGCAGAGATGAACAACTTAAACAGCGGAGAAATCGCGATTGGAGCAAGCGACACGTTGTGCAAACACTACTTATTGCCTCATCTGGAGCAGTTCCATGCCCAGCACCCCGGAGTACGGATTCGAGTCACGAATCGGACGACTCCGGAGACGCTAGCGCTGCTAAAGGAAGGCAAAATCGACTTTGGCATCGTCAGCCTGCCCGCATCCGACAAACAAGTTGAGTTCCGTAAGAGCACGCCGATTCAGGACAGTCTTGTCGGGGGGATCAAATTTCGGGATTTGGCGGCTGACGGCCCGCTTTCCATTGAAGCCCTCAAGCAATATCCTCTCCTAATTCTTGAGTCGGGGGGCAGTACAAGAAGGTACCTGGATGACTATGCCGCTTTACATGGAGTAAAGCTGGAGCCTGAATTCGAACTGGGAAGCGTGGATCTTCTCGTTCAATTCGCTCGCAGCGGATTCGGCCTTGCTTTTGTCGTTCGAAATTATGTCCAAGAGGAGCTGCAGTCCGGCAAGCTCTTTGAAATATCATTGGATCCGCCGTTGCCCGAACGGCAAATCGGTATTGCAACGCTGCGAGGAGTCCCTCTGTCTTCGGCGACCCGGTCTTTTCTGGCGTTATTGCCTTGA
- a CDS encoding Sir2 family NAD-dependent protein deacetylase, translating to MNRFSKEQFISGKNRGVIEMMDSYRARLDKAKAALEEADTILLGGGAGLSAAAGIAYSGKPFTDHFGPFIEKYGFTDLYTSSFYPFATEEEKWAYWAKHISLSRYEAGATKLYQDLFRLVQDKPYFVITTNVESQFEKGGFPPDRIFEIQGNYSYLQCAKGCHNKLYYNEQIVKDMIQQTVNCQIPAELVPKCPVCGGKMDPNLRMNRYFVQDDKWHDRDTSYKNFLLNAEEKKIVFLELGVGFNTPGIIRYPFETMTYHNERAILIRLNKDHPEGMQEINAKTITFTEDMQEIVLAVMK from the coding sequence TTGAACCGTTTTTCTAAAGAGCAATTCATTTCTGGTAAGAACCGAGGAGTGATCGAAATGATGGACAGTTATCGTGCGCGTTTGGACAAAGCAAAAGCGGCGTTGGAGGAAGCGGATACCATTTTATTAGGCGGAGGGGCAGGTTTATCGGCAGCTGCGGGTATTGCATATAGCGGGAAACCTTTTACCGACCATTTTGGCCCCTTTATTGAAAAGTATGGCTTCACTGACCTTTACACGTCCAGCTTTTATCCGTTTGCAACAGAGGAAGAGAAATGGGCTTACTGGGCCAAGCATATCAGTTTAAGCCGCTATGAAGCGGGTGCGACCAAGCTTTACCAGGATTTATTTCGATTGGTTCAAGACAAGCCGTATTTTGTCATCACGACCAATGTCGAAAGCCAGTTTGAAAAGGGAGGCTTTCCGCCAGATCGCATATTTGAGATACAAGGCAATTACAGCTATCTACAGTGTGCTAAAGGCTGCCACAACAAACTTTATTATAATGAACAAATCGTTAAGGATATGATTCAGCAGACCGTTAATTGTCAAATACCAGCTGAGCTCGTACCTAAATGTCCGGTCTGCGGCGGAAAGATGGATCCTAATTTAAGAATGAACCGGTATTTTGTGCAGGATGACAAGTGGCATGATCGGGATACGTCATACAAAAATTTTTTATTGAATGCTGAAGAAAAGAAGATTGTTTTTTTGGAATTGGGAGTTGGTTTTAATACGCCGGGCATCATTCGTTATCCTTTTGAAACAATGACTTATCATAATGAGAGGGCTATTTTAATTCGGCTGAACAAAGACCATCCAGAGGGCATGCAGGAAATAAATGCTAAAACAATCACATTTACCGAAGATATGCAAGAGATTGTATTAGCGGTTATGAAATAA
- a CDS encoding protein-ADP-ribose hydrolase, whose translation MQLTLMEYASLIQLNDRYIPAQNDFCRKEEMVNDLLETLLEEQQQVRKTELPSNYMEKRNLLKRLLTVREPAPLAADFLSKLDALLQTELKEKGTVDVDHLDCVSTLVPRCSFSQADKFSLWQGDITRLGADAIVNAANQYMLGCFQPYHACIDNAIHSAAGPQLREDCKIIMAYQGEPEATGGAKITRGYNLPARFVLHTVGPIVFKGTELIEQQKAELAACYRACLELANEIEDIKTVAFCSISTGVFGFPKPEASRIAVQTVNEWLNTHAHHFEKIIFNVFSDDDYTEYLHAFQS comes from the coding sequence GTGCAACTAACATTAATGGAGTATGCTTCTCTCATCCAATTGAACGACCGTTATATACCAGCGCAAAATGATTTCTGTCGTAAAGAGGAAATGGTAAACGATTTATTAGAAACGCTGCTGGAAGAACAACAGCAGGTGCGGAAAACGGAGCTTCCCTCTAATTATATGGAAAAACGCAATTTACTAAAGAGGCTTCTCACGGTCAGGGAACCGGCACCATTAGCAGCGGACTTTTTAAGCAAGCTAGACGCTCTTTTGCAAACCGAATTAAAAGAAAAAGGGACTGTTGATGTGGATCATTTAGATTGCGTTTCAACTTTGGTACCCCGGTGCAGCTTTAGCCAAGCTGATAAATTCAGCTTATGGCAGGGCGACATTACACGGCTTGGTGCAGATGCAATCGTCAATGCAGCGAATCAATATATGTTGGGCTGTTTTCAACCATATCATGCTTGTATTGATAATGCTATTCACAGTGCGGCAGGCCCGCAGTTAAGGGAAGATTGCAAAATCATTATGGCTTATCAAGGCGAGCCAGAAGCTACAGGTGGAGCAAAAATCACAAGAGGTTATAATTTGCCCGCAAGGTTTGTTTTGCACACCGTAGGTCCGATAGTATTCAAAGGAACGGAATTGATAGAGCAGCAAAAGGCAGAGTTAGCCGCTTGTTACCGAGCTTGTCTGGAGCTGGCCAATGAAATAGAGGATATAAAAACGGTCGCTTTTTGCTCAATCTCGACAGGGGTGTTTGGGTTTCCTAAGCCAGAAGCGTCCAGAATAGCTGTCCAAACCGTCAATGAGTGGTTGAATACGCATGCCCACCATTTTGAGAAAATCATCTTTAATGTGTTCAGCGACGACGATTACACGGAATACCTCCATGCGTTTCAATCCTGA
- a CDS encoding AraC family transcriptional regulator — MDFQTDISDEYARLKGNSILSFLLDCVRGGRRKQIERELSTPEFQTYTKLIFSNQLSFTYMVVQFLWPQIVRSAVDGGMSDMEASGIYRNYILKAQQVKSVQALLDLHQQVFLEYAGKVALAQEDKRYSPLVRKCHHYIKEHLYDSLTVSEIAEALHFSRSHLSHAYKRETGETLSDRIRKERISAAMQLLEHTSLTLNDIGQKLGFSSQSHFTDIFRREMRITPHQYRLKPKSQT; from the coding sequence ATGGACTTTCAAACCGATATTTCTGATGAATATGCGAGACTGAAAGGAAATTCCATCCTATCGTTTTTATTAGATTGCGTTCGCGGCGGTCGTCGCAAACAAATTGAGAGAGAGCTGAGTACACCCGAATTTCAAACCTATACAAAGCTGATTTTTAGCAATCAATTATCTTTTACTTATATGGTTGTTCAATTTTTATGGCCTCAAATTGTGCGTTCTGCCGTAGACGGAGGAATGTCGGATATGGAGGCTTCAGGTATTTACCGCAATTATATTCTTAAGGCGCAACAGGTCAAATCCGTGCAAGCTTTATTAGATTTGCATCAACAAGTTTTCCTTGAGTATGCCGGCAAAGTCGCGCTTGCCCAAGAGGATAAACGCTATTCACCGTTAGTTCGAAAGTGTCATCATTATATTAAAGAACATCTGTACGATTCGCTGACTGTCAGCGAAATCGCGGAGGCGCTGCACTTTAGCCGAAGCCATCTTTCCCATGCATATAAACGAGAGACGGGAGAAACGCTTTCTGATCGCATCCGTAAGGAGAGGATTTCCGCGGCTATGCAGCTTCTCGAACATACTTCGCTGACATTGAACGATATTGGACAAAAGCTCGGCTTCAGCTCACAAAGCCATTTTACCGATATATTCCGGAGAGAAATGAGAATCACACCCCATCAGTACCGTCTCAAGCCTAAATCTCAAACATGA
- a CDS encoding radical SAM protein, whose protein sequence is MPIELKDITSKKILSEATGYLDTGYTHSLNPYSGCAFSCRYCYVREMPIQKFKETPWGEWVEIKTNAAENYRNEVIKLRQKNKPIKIFMSSATDPYQPIERKTAITRRILEAMLETPPDLLQIQTRSPLITRDLDLILKLKETCDVLVSMTIETDREDIKQIFSPYAPGIKLRLRAIREIYESGIAAQASISPVLPFTPEFPKLLNGIVDRIWIDTLNIGDGSMGKRSKRLGMPELFAAHGLTDWYRGDIHVRVEKYFKKSFPHAMIHVSKNEAFPKP, encoded by the coding sequence TTGCCAATTGAATTGAAAGATATAACTTCCAAGAAAATTTTAAGTGAAGCCACAGGTTATTTAGATACGGGATATACCCATTCCTTAAACCCGTATAGCGGCTGCGCATTCTCATGCAGATATTGTTACGTAAGAGAAATGCCGATTCAAAAGTTTAAAGAGACGCCTTGGGGAGAATGGGTGGAGATCAAAACAAATGCGGCTGAAAATTACCGGAATGAAGTCATCAAGCTGCGTCAAAAAAACAAACCGATTAAGATCTTTATGTCCTCGGCAACTGATCCTTATCAACCGATTGAACGAAAGACAGCTATTACACGACGGATTTTGGAAGCGATGCTCGAAACGCCGCCTGATCTGCTTCAAATCCAGACACGAAGCCCACTCATTACAAGGGATCTTGATTTGATACTTAAATTAAAGGAGACTTGTGATGTCCTGGTATCCATGACGATTGAAACAGATCGAGAGGATATTAAGCAAATTTTTTCGCCGTATGCGCCTGGGATCAAATTGCGCCTAAGAGCTATAAGAGAAATATATGAATCCGGAATAGCTGCGCAGGCCTCCATTTCACCGGTATTGCCGTTTACCCCTGAGTTTCCTAAATTGCTGAACGGCATAGTGGATCGTATATGGATTGATACGCTGAATATAGGGGACGGTTCGATGGGAAAGCGTTCAAAGCGGCTAGGAATGCCTGAATTATTTGCAGCACATGGGCTGACCGATTGGTACCGCGGGGATATCCATGTCAGAGTCGAAAAGTACTTCAAGAAAAGTTTCCCTCATGCGATGATACATGTTTCGAAAAATGAAGCTTTCCCTAAGCCTTAA
- a CDS encoding SDR family oxidoreductase encodes MKFKDKVVVITGAAAGLGKQNAIRFAKEGAKLAICDIQEEKLKETAKLCEAEGTDVLAIVTNLKEQEQMKEFVQSIQEKFGHVDVLINGATSSNYMVPFLEQTIEDLDHSLKTQLYATWTMMQLCFPLMKENGGSIINFISRAVQGLDGYASYTAAKGAVGALTRTVAIEWGKYNIRVNNVSPIAITDTVINDSPKELYDVIMTEVAKSSPFNRVGIPEEDVIPVILFLASEDSRWITGQDIRVEGGVDIHW; translated from the coding sequence GTGAAATTTAAAGATAAAGTTGTTGTGATTACTGGAGCAGCTGCAGGACTTGGAAAACAAAATGCGATCCGCTTTGCCAAAGAAGGGGCAAAACTAGCCATTTGTGATATTCAAGAAGAGAAATTAAAGGAAACGGCAAAGCTGTGTGAGGCAGAAGGCACAGATGTATTAGCAATAGTAACAAACTTAAAAGAACAAGAGCAAATGAAGGAATTTGTGCAGAGCATTCAAGAGAAATTTGGCCATGTAGATGTATTAATTAATGGGGCCACTTCTTCGAACTATATGGTGCCTTTTTTAGAGCAAACGATTGAGGATTTAGATCATTCATTAAAAACACAACTATATGCAACATGGACGATGATGCAGCTTTGTTTCCCTTTAATGAAAGAAAATGGGGGATCGATTATCAATTTTATAAGCAGGGCCGTTCAAGGTCTAGATGGATATGCATCTTATACTGCAGCTAAAGGCGCTGTTGGGGCTTTAACCCGTACTGTTGCGATTGAATGGGGAAAATATAATATTCGAGTGAACAATGTCAGTCCTATAGCGATAACGGATACGGTAATAAATGACTCTCCGAAAGAACTTTATGATGTCATAATGACGGAAGTGGCGAAATCCAGTCCCTTCAACAGAGTTGGAATACCAGAAGAAGATGTGATCCCCGTTATTTTATTTTTAGCCTCAGAAGATAGCAGATGGATAACAGGACAAGATATCCGTGTTGAAGGCGGCGTAGATATTCATTGGTAA